In Papaver somniferum cultivar HN1 chromosome 1, ASM357369v1, whole genome shotgun sequence, a genomic segment contains:
- the LOC113282105 gene encoding protein RAE1-like — protein sequence MSGIGGLTNQNPNKSYEVVQPPTDSISSLCFSPKGNYLVATSWDNQVRCWEIQRSGANTGSVAKAAISHDQPVLCSAWKDDGMTVFSGGCDKQVKMWPLMSNGQPVTVAMHDAPVKEVAWIPEMNLLATGSWDKTLKYWDLRQQTPVHTQQLPERCYSLSVKYPLMVVGTADRNLIVFNLNKPQEEFKRIQSPLKYQTRCVAAFPDQQGFLVGSIEGRVGVHHLDETLQAKNFTFKCHREGQEIYSVNSLNFHPVHHTFATAGSDGAFNFWDKDSKQRLKALSRCNAPIPCSAFNSDGSIYAYAVCYDWSKGAENHNPATAKSTIFLHLPQESEVKGKPRVGTGRK from the exons ATGTCTGGCATCGGTGGACTTaccaatcaaaaccctaataaatcatATGag GTTGTTCAACCGCCTACTGATTCTATATCCAGTCTATGTTTTAGCCCTAAAGGCAACTATCTTGTTGCTACTTCTTGGGATAATCAG GTTAGATGTTGGGAAATACAAAGATCAGGAGCTAATACAGGAAGTGTGGCAAAAGCTGCAATTAGTCATGACCAACCG GTTTTGTGCTCGGCATGGAAAGATGATGGGATGACTGTTTTCTCGGGAGGGTGTGATAAACAAGTAAAGATGTGGCCGTTGATGTCTAATGGTCAACCTGTGACTGTTGCTATGCATGATGCACCTGTTAAAGAAGTTGCTTGGATACCAGAGATGAATCTTTTGGCCACAGGAAGCTGGGATAAGACTCTCAA GTACTGGGACCTTAGGCAGCAAACACCGGTCCATACACAACAGCTTCCAGAACGTTGTTACTCACTCTCTGTCAAATATCCTCTGATGGTTGTTGGAACAGCAGATAGAAATCTGATTGTTTTTAACCTGAACAAACCTCAG GAGGAGTTTAAGAGAATTCAATCACCCTTGAAGTATCAAACTAGATGTGTTGCTGCATTCCCAGATCAGCAAGGTTTTCTT GTTGGCTCGATTGAGGGCAGAGTTGGTGTCCATCATTTGGATGAGACTTTGCAAGCGAAAAACTTCACCTTCAAATGCCACAGGGAGGGACAGGAGATATACTCTGTCAACTCGTTAAATTTTCATCCT GTTCATCACACATTTGCAACTGCTGGATCAGATGGTGCCTTCAATTTTTGGGACAAGGATAGCAAACAGAGACTCAAG GCCTTGTCTAGGTGCAATGCTCCTATTCCTTGCAGTGCATTCAACAGTGATGGTTCAATATATGCATATGCG GTGTGTTATGACTGGAGCAAGGGTGCAGAAAATCACAATCCAGCTACTGCAAAGTCAACCATTTTCCTCCACCTGCCACag GAATCCGAGGTTAAAGGGAAGCCACGAGTTGGGACTGGTAGAAAGTGA
- the LOC113274223 gene encoding putative F-box/LRR-repeat protein At4g15060, with translation MAAKNRKRLINSQPRNIINNNNNMEDVGEDRISKLPESLIQHVLSFLPTKCAVSTTVLSKTWKNLWKFCLNLDIRHFDGNLVREWITALIKRKVEELVLNVPFPKPNMVSQNLITCESLTMLDLNFQCQHVLDIPQSICLPKLKYPSSMVAGYRVTFIVGNIPSLVEVDFRNARDNGTSTLESLSEFIKMCSGIKLLKASREYFQVHFLKEVNELVLNPSPHCLLSRLGSIELRIYERYPEDMEVVKLLLKYARVLEMVIISGRRFLNPSSEMFQQLQNFPRASTHCSFQLLE, from the exons ATGGCAGCTAAAAACAGAAAGAGGCTCATCAATTCACAACCGAg AAACatcattaacaacaacaacaacatggagGACGTGGGAGAGGATAGGATTAGCAAACTGCCTGAATCTTTGATTCAGCATGtactctcatttcttccaaccaAATGTGCTGTTTCGACTACCGTTTTATCTAAAACATGGAAAAATCTATGG AAATTCTGTCTCAATCTTGACATTAGACACTTTGATGGGAACCTGGTGAGGGAGTGGATTACTGCCTTGATAAAACGTAAAGTTGAAGAGCTTGTTCTTAACGTGCCTTTCCCGAAACCCAATATGGTTTCCCAAAACCTTATCACTTGTGAATCACTGACAATGTTGGATCTCAATTTTCAATGCCAACATGTTCTTGATATCCCACAGTCAATATGTTTACCAAAGCTTAAG TATCCATCGAGTATGGTGGCGGGCTACCGAGTGACTTTTATTGTGGGTAACATTCCGTCACTAGTTGAAGTAGATTTTCGCAATGCTCGTGATAACGGAACCAGTACACTAGAATCCTTAtctgagttcataaaaatgtgttCTGGTATAAAGCTCCTAAAAGCGTCAAGAGAGTATTTTCAG GTACATTTTCTCAAAGAAGTCAATGAGTTGGTCTTAAATCCATCACCTCATTGCTTGTTGTCACGCCTCGGGTCAATTGAACTTCGAATTTATGAAAGGTACCCAGAGGATATGGAGGTGGTTAAATTGTTATTGAAGTATGCTCGAGTCCTTGAAATGGTGATTATTAGTGGAAGACGCTTCCTAAATCCTTCATCCGAGATGTTTCAGCAGTTACAAAATTTTCCAAGGGCTTCAACTCATTGTAGTTTTCAGTTGCTGGAGTAA